A genomic region of Acipenser ruthenus chromosome 9, fAciRut3.2 maternal haplotype, whole genome shotgun sequence contains the following coding sequences:
- the LOC117405420 gene encoding APC membrane recruitment protein 2-like, producing the protein MDSHCECSEPPLSEQQQQQPSGKINKAAFKLFGKRKSGSAIPSIFGVKSKGEGKSSGQTRLARSKTHDGLAEVVLEGSKKEDCSSSEQLNAALFAKTDGSLAVTASGSVTKSLSFFSVLKKNGRGENSEPRAGNRQKKGLKGLFSSMRWHKKEKNFKEEKGGEASDAQPGVIQPASLNASLEFIKEEVRQLPQSEPELSTEQAAQELPVVGPSEEPKASVLEEPEAAAAAADCASPLPELYNHVNKQEEAAAEHNEGQSQGEMGVTKEEGPGDTMAAEISGATQPPEPECSSSSSPESAPLSFGIPTTTITPPEPSAADPPSEQSIDRICSMFADVTSLKSFDSLTGCGDIIADHEEEVGNGNRNGNGNGNAGGSVEKHPPTLGKMRVFPKKNQSGSVVAYQGGGEEMASPDEVDETDLQGFWDMLPQTEELQSQPKEEAVQETSTKAVEEKVLKETAPLGKILGLSKIPVSGTSRGVRSNKGGEESREKDHQESVPNSDEGYWDSTTPGQEEESGSSSFAPKESIPRDSCSGDALYDLYVDPDESLAGVVSSDEETSPMSTSEPKLAPSSSSSSETTFRSLKGSASLPRDSKIPISIKQIPSHSASHGALVPSLTPTAQQPPAKPEPPRTKIPVPRVIVRRTGNKTLGGSAGKHLAYQDHFKK; encoded by the coding sequence ATGGACTCGCATTGTGAGTGCAGCGAGCCTCCTCTCtccgagcagcagcagcagcagccctctGGAAAGATTAACAAAGCTGCTTTCAAACTGTTTGGGAAGAGGAAATCGGGCAGTGCCATCCCCAGCATCTTTGGGGTGAAGAGCAAAGGGGAGGGGAAGAGCTCTGGGCAAACGAGGCTCGCAAGGAGCAAGACCCACGATGGGTTAGCCGAGGTTGTGTTAGAAGGCAGCAAGAAGGAGGACTGCTCCAGCAGCGAGCAGCTGAACGCTGCTTTGTTCGCAAAGACGGACGGCAGCCTGGCAGTGACAGCCAGCGGATCCGTGACCAAGTCGCTCAGCTTCTTCTCCGTCCTCAAGAAGAACGGCCGAGGGGAGAACTCTGAGCCCAGGGCTGGCAACAGACAAAAGAAAGGGCTGAAGGGGCTCTTTAGCAGCATGCGCTGGCACAAAAAGGAGAAGAACTTCAAAGAGGAGAAAGGAGGGGAGGCATCGGACGCTCAGCCAGGGGTCATTCAGCCAGCCTCCCTCAATGCCAGCTTGGAGTTTATCAAGGAAGAGGTTCGGCAGTTGCCCCAGTCAGAGCCTGAGCTCAGCACAGAGCAGGCTGCACAGGAATTGCCAGTTGTGGGACCCTCTGAAGAGCCGAAAGCTTCAGTGTTAGAGGAgcctgaagcagcagcagcagcagcggattgTGCAAGCCCTCTCCCTGAGTTATATAACCATGTAAACAAGCAGGAGGAAGCTGCTGCTGAGCATAATGAGGGCCAGAGCCAAGGGGAAATGGGTGTCACCAAGGAAGAGGGCCCTGGGGATACCATGGCAGCCGAAATCTCAGGGGCGACCCAACCCCCTGAGCctgaatgcagcagcagcagctccccgGAAAGCGCGCCTCTCTCTTTTGGTAttcccaccaccaccatcaccccCCCCGAACCGTCTGCTGCCGACCCGCCCTCGGAGCAATCCATCGACCGCATCTGCTCCATGTTCGCGGACGTGACGTCCCTCAAGAGCTTCGACTCACTGACTGGCTGCGGGGATATCATCGCCGACCACGAGGAAGAAGTGGGCAACGGGAACAGGAACGGGAATGGGAATGGGAATGCTGGAGGGAGTGTGGAGAAGCACCCACCGACGCTGGGGAAGATGAGGGTCTTTCCCAAAAAGAACCAGAGCGGTAGCGTGGTAGCCTACCAAGGGGGTGGGGAGGAGATGGCCAGCCCTGATGAAGTAGACGAGACCGATCTGCAGGGGTTCTGGGATATGCTGCCCCAGACTGAGGAACTCCAGAGCCAGCCAAAAGAGGAGGCTGTCCAGGAGACCTCAACGAAGGCCGTTGAAGAGAAGGTGCTGAAAGAGACAGCCCCTCTGGGCAAGATCCTGGGACTCAGCAAGATTCCTGTAAGCGGCACCAGCAGGGGAGTCAGGAGCAACAAAGGAGGGGAGGAAAGCAGAGAGAAGGACCACCAGGAGAGCGTCCCCAACAGCGATGAGGGATACTGGGATTCCACTACCCCGGGCCAGGAGGAGGAGAGTGGCAGCAGCAGCTTCGCGCCCAAGGAGAGCATCCCTCGGGACAGCTGCAGTGGAGACGCACTCTACGACCTCTACGTGGACCCGGATGAGAGCCTTGCCGGCGTGGTCTCTTCAGATGAAGAGACGTCCCCCATGTCCACGTCCGAGCCTAAGCtggccccctcctcctcctcctcctccgagaCCACCTTCCGCTCACTCAAGGGCAGCGCCAGCCTCCCCAGGGACTCGAAGATCCCCATCAGCATCAAACAGATCCCTTCCCACTCCGCCAGCCATGGGGCGCTGGTCCCCAGCCTCACGCCAACCGCGCAGCAGCCGCCAGCAAAGCCCGAGCCGCCCAGAACAAAGATCCCCGTCCCCAGGGTGATTGTGAGGAGGACCGGCAACAAGACTCTGGGAGGCTCTGCAGGGAAGCACCTCGCCTACCAGGACCACTTTAAAAAGTAG